The nucleotide sequence TTCTTGTTGCTCCGATTCATCTTTTTCCAAACGCGTAATCAGAACGCGTGTGACACGGTGGTGATCCATCTGCTTGACGGTGAACAGGTGGTTTTCCCATTCTACTGTCGCACCAACAGCGATATCTTCTTCCAACTGGCTGTACAACCAACCGCCGATTGTGTCCACATCTTCGGATTCGAGTTCGAATGGAAGATGGTCATTCAGGTCAGCCAACACGAGCATACCGGATACGGAGAGGCCATTGTCCAGCTTCTCAATCTCTGGTCTTTCCTCGTCAAACTCGTCTTGGATATCCCCAACGATTTCTTCCAGAATATCCTCCATCGTTACGAGACCGGCTGTTCCGCCGTACTCGTCGATGACAATCGCAAGCTGCGAACGGTTTTTCTGCATCAGGCGCAATACCGTGCTGATTTCCATGGTTTCCGGTACTGTCAGGACAGGGCGGACCAACGAATCCAGCTCTACGCTTCCGTCTTGTAACGCAGAAAGGTAGAAGTCTGTCGCATGGACAAAACCAATGATGTTGTCCTTGTCTTCGGCTGCAACCGGAAAACGCGTGTGGCGCTGCGAGCGGATAATCTCCAGGTTTTCTTCAAAGGTATTCGTCGTATATAAGCAAACCATATCAATGCGCGGGATCATCGTTTCCCGAGCAACGGTTTCGGAGAAGTCAAAAACTTGTTCCACAAGAGCCAATTCGGTTTGGTCGATATGGCCACTTTGGTGACTTTGGTTAACCAGAAGACGAATTTCTTCTTCTGTATGCGCCGCTTCATGTTCTGAGATGGCTTCGAGTCCAAGTCGTCTCATGAGAGCGTTGGCTGTTCCGTTCAAGAACCAGATAGCCGGGTAAAGCAATTTATAGAAAAACATCAATGGCGCGGCAACCCACAACGAGGTCATTTCTGCTTTTTGAATGGCCAATGATTTCGGAGCCAACTCACCCAAGACAATGTGGAGGAACGTAATAATCGCAAAGGCTACACCAAAAGAAATCGCGGAGATCGCATACTCAGGCAATCCTGAAGATCCAAGCAAAGGCTCCACAATCATATGGGCAATGGCCGGTTCCCCGACCCAACCCAGTCCTAGCGAGGCGAGCGTAATCCCGACCTGGCAGGCAGATAGATAGGCGTCTAGCTTATGCGTTACTTTTTGGGCATAGACTGCGCGTCTGTTACCTTCATTCACCATCTGTGTCAGGCGCGTTTGCCGCACCTTCACGAGTGAGAACTCTGCGGCTACGAAAAAGCCGTTGAGAAAAACAAGAAATATAACAAGCAGTAGGTTGAGCACTATCGGGACGGTGTCCAAGTAAAAAGTCATCCTCTCTGGAATTTTATGAAAGTACTATTTTCTATTTTACTCTGATTGGGTGGAACGCACAAAAGCGATATACCACCGTAGGGGGCGTTTTACGCCCTTTTGGTCGGAAAGAGCGACCCTCAGATAACCGTAGCGCACGTTTTTGCGCTCGGAGAAGGCCGCAGATAGGCATCCGTTTCTGTCAAGCGACGCAAAGTGCAAGCGGTTACCTGTGCAGAATTTGTTGGGCGTAGACGAAAAATGCTGACAGTACAGCAGCTAGACCGAGATAGGCAGCTAACACTTTCCACTTCGTAGAGGCGGGTGCATCGTAGTACGTAGTGAGCTGGTGCATTTGCTCATCCAGTTCGGCTAATCTCTCTTGCGCCGCAAGTTCTCCATCACGAAGCGCATCCGATGGGATCGGTCGGTTCGGGTCGGAATCGTAATACAAAACAGGCTCTCGTTCCCACAGTCTGAACAGTTCCCATTTTCTGTTCACATACACTTTATCGAGGCGCTTGAAGTCACGCTGAAGACGTTGTTTGTCCTGCAAAAATGGCACGTAAAATTTCTTCAAATCTTCCTGATTGATCGCATTAACCTCGGCATTCATTTGCGTGCGAATATCCCATGTCGATTCCAGCTCGGGCCATTTGGCTATGCTTTGCTGGAAGTCTGCAATCTTTTCGCGCTCGTATTGCAGGAGCTTTTGCTGATAGCCGCCACGTAGGCGGTTGTACCACGTAATCAAGCCGATGATGAAAATGAACACAGTAATCGGTCCTGGGTTGGCGAACAGCATAACACCCAGCCCGACTAACCCGATAAACCAAATTTTCGTCGACAAGACCGAAACGATGCGGCCGCCATCGAGCGGGGAGATAGGCAGCAGGTTAAATAAATTGAGCATGGCACCCAAGTAGATAACCAACCCCCAGAAAGGGTCTTGCGTATACCAATACAGCGGGAGGGCAGGCAAGAACGCAATCATCCCCGCCAAGGGCCCGCCGTAGGCTAAGTACGCCTCTGTTTTTGCGTCACGCGGCATGTCTTTCATGGCAATGAAGGCTCCTGCAAAAGGGATAAAGACAGCGGGTGAGGTCGCGATCCCTTTTCGCTTGGCGGCGATCACATGGCCCATTTCGTGGACGAAAATCAGATAGACGAGCGCCACGGCGAATTTCCATCCGTAAAAAACGGCATACGCCCACAAGGTAATCCCCATAGATATAATCGTGGTCCCGAATTTCGAAAACTTCAGTATGCTAAGTATCCATTTTAAATTGGCAAGTAAGAAAGCACCGATCGCCAAAAGGACTGAACGGCTTTTTTTCATCGTTTTTCCTCCCAGAAGATATAGGCAGATATTCCTTCTTACGAATCAAGCCAAGAGAAGTTTCTGTTCTAGTTGCCATCCAGACGAGGATTGGTGAAGTGAAAGCCGTACTCGCCATAGAGCGGATTGTAGCTAAGATGTCCCCCGTCGAAATACCAGAAATCAGTTGGACGAATGACAAATCGCAACCCCTCTACTTCAAACACAGCATCGTCGGTGAGGGCCTCATCTTTTTCAATCGCATAAAACATACCACCGGTCCCGGGGCCGCTTGTTCGTACATACAATCGAAGCGTATCTCCCGGTACAAAACCGGCATAACGTTGATAGGCAAGGGAAAACGCTGGCTCTATCATAAGTGTGATACTCATGGACTAGCTCCTTTCTGCTACTTGTCTCCCATTGTAACACAAGTCAGAGTAGTGTCCCGAAGCTCAAGGTGCAAGCGCAATCCAAAAACACCCGTCCGGTCAGAAATGTCTCTGCCGAACGGGCTGCATGAAAAAGCTGGCATTAGTCCTTGCCTTTGCTCACATCGAGGGTAGGGTGCATAAAACGCGCTCTATCTGGTTCTTCTTGATCCTCGAGGAGCTCACGATTTTCTATCGAGTTCCAGCCAATGTCATTGGTCGGATGTACCCACCGGTCCCCTGCCATGACGGAGGGATCGGTTTCTGTGTTCCAGTTGTGTAAGGGAGATTCCTTGGACTCGTACAAGCTGTCACCGATGACGACTCCGAACTCATTGACGAATGGCTTTTGAATCGTACGGGACGAGTTTTTGAAGTCAGGAGCACTGATTTGATGCGGCAGCGTCCCATCGAGGGAAATATCCTTCGTCTTGTCGTTCTTTTGCTGATCGTTATCCATCATCTGGACCTCCTTTTATCTCATAGCATGCATCAGTCACTGACCCCTTATTCGGTTTCGGAGGGGAGCTCGCGCCCAGCCCAAATGAGACCCAGCCGTATATGCTAAAAAAAGGGGGAAGATCTGATGCGAACGAGTGTGATCATTCCCGTCAGAGATGCAGCTCATCAGCTTCTGTATACCTTGTTTAGCCTGAACTTGCAGTTTGCCGATTTTGAAAAATATGAAGTGATTGTGCTGGATAACGGCTCCAGTTCTAATAACGTCTTGATTAGATTTGAGGGGGATGTGAGATGGGACTGATCGGTCTAGTCCGATCTTCACGGTTGTTTCCATCGCCATAATAATTGTTATAAGGATCAGTACTAACTAATAACCATTCTTCAGGGATAACCGCTGTAAGGTCCTTCAATTAAAGGAATCTCGGTCATTTATGCCACGAATCGATAATCTCAGAATAGGTCAAATCTACTGGGCCAAGTAATTAACATTCAAGCATAAGTAGCGAAAGACGCTTAAATAACAAAGATATCGCGACCCACTAATGAAGTGTATTTGATAATATGTGGAATTTATTGATAAATAATAATGTTGAAACTGATTCGTTTGGGGGAGGGAGCGACCATTTGTATGAAAGTACGCTCTACGTTAGTAGGTCTTATTTACGGTTTGGTGACTATGTTTTTTTTGAGTGTTATCATTTCTTTTCTTGGAGATTTCGCAGCTGGCGGCATGTCGGTTGGGGGAGCATCGTTTGGGGGATGGTTATGGTTTTTTGCGACATCCCTATTTCCTGTCTCTGTTATTTCTGGTATTTCAGGTTACTTCCAGGCATTCAGGAACATTCACCTATGGGTATATTGGGTTTTATGTGCTTTTCTAGGTTTTATCATCCCCCTTTTCATGGGGTCAGTTGGTGCTACGCTGATGCTTATTTTAGAGTATGGCTTTGAGCGTGTAATGACCCCGTCAGCAGAGATTACAGCGAATGATATCATGCATGACTATTTTAAATTAGCACCCCTATATGCCCTGATAGTACTACCAGTTACGACACCCTTTTTGGCTCTTTGGCTTAAAGGAATGCAAGCTATTCTAACCTATGTTGAAAATAAGTGGAAAAAGGAGACCTTGTGAGCTGTAAGGATCGAATCTCCTTCGAACCGGCCAGATCATTATGAGCGTCAATAGGCTAGTAAATGGGGTACCGCCAGCAAAGTAACCAGAAACCCACGTTAAGGGGAAATGTGCCGTAAAATACGTCTTTTGCGACAGTTTTTGTGGGGGCATAACGGTGTGCCCACTAGCCCAACCCTACACATAGAATAAAAACGCAGAAAAGGGCCTTTGTAGCTCGTTTGGTAAGGTGTTTAAACATAACCGGTAGCAAAGGGATTTAGCCTAATCAAGACGTTGATCGGGATATTCGTGTTATAAAAAATTAAAAAAAACCCTCCATTTGGGAGGGCCTACGACTTAACTGCTTGCGGATTAGACTCTAATTTTTTTTCGAAGTATCCCTAAATATTTCCGTTTGTATTTGTTTACGCCTTGTTGAGATATGCCTATATGCTGTGCAACTATTTCTTCTGGAACTCCGTTAATCACTACTTATTCAAAATTAGTCAGCAAAGCATGTTCAAATGATAAAAACTTGAAAACAAGAAGAAATGAAGAAGCAACTTTATTTTATGAAGATATGAAATATACTCACAAATATCCAGTATATACACTATAGTTTAATTGTTTTACGACATAAACAAGAAAGGTCAGCCTAAAGGTTGACCTTTCGGATATTTTCTATTCTATTAGCACAGAACTTATAACATATCCTTCATTCATTTAATCAGTAATTTTTTTAAGCTCAAAAATAGTTGCCTCTGATAACAAGATAAGCCTATCGTTATTAACAACAAAAAAACTTATACCTACAGGTATGCTCATTTTTGTAGAAGGGTCACTTATATCTATTACTTTTACTCCATCATTTTCATTTAAGTCTGGGATATCTATTTTATATAATCTATAAAAAGAGAGAGAGTTATCGCATGTCGCTGTAATCTCATATAGTGGATTTTTTAGTTCATATTGATATTTCGTATAGTTTTTAAGTCCTTTTGATGAAAAAAAGTCTTTTTTGATTATAAGTTCATCTCCAATAAATTTTTGCCCTGTTGGATATTCAGAAGCATCATTATATGAATTTGCAAATCCTAAAAGCTTCTCAACTTTCCAAGTTCCGTAGAAATATTTTTCAGTTTCGCTATCCAAATTTATACGTTCTACAGTACAATATTCGGATGTGTTTTCTGGAATAATAGACTCATCCGTTTCAGGTTTAGGCTCACTAGAAGTATTTGGATTTGATGGCATTTCAATATTTCCACAACCCGATGCTAGCATCAACATGATCATGATACAAACCAATAATATTTTTTTCATATTTCACACTCTTTTTTATTTTTTTGATTGTGTCATATTCATTCTTTGATAATCGTTTGAGCACTATCGGCACCTGTTATGACGTTTTGGCATACAAAAAAGTTCTAGGTATTTTTCCTAAATATTTTCGGGTTCTCAAGCTCCGTCTCTGCTATTCCTTCGCATTAATTCGCTTCTACTTAGACGCATCCATACCCAATTTTTTGTTTCGAAAGAAGATTGAAAAACACTCTCAGCATCTTCTTAGCATTAGTAAATCCCACATTTTACGGGGGCCCGATAATAGGTATTATGTTAGCTAACGTCCGCATCCTCAAATTCGGGCGTTTTTGGCCGTTTTCCGCGATTATCATTTTGGGGGCTGGAGAAAAATCCTTCGAAATGTCATTGCTGATGTATTTTCGATTTCGTCCGCAACCAAAGAAACGTTCCCTTCAATTGCATACTCATGAATGATTCTCTCCTGCTCTATAATTTCTTCGCGTAGCTCTTCAATGAACTGTCATTCTCATGAGATTACACTCCCCCTAGACTCATCAAACTTTAGAAAGAGTAAAAATCGCCGAGCATAATGGCTGCCCGGCGGTTTTTTTGTTAGCGGTTTTCTTTTAGCCTTTCTTGTGGTTCACTATTAATGGAGCCGTCAGAACGGACAGCCTCGGATTGGGCTTTGGGTCCTCGGATTTCAGCGGTTTTTCCAAAATCTTTTTCTTTGTTACGTACCATGTGATGTCCTCCTCTTTGTGAAAGATGAAGATAGTATGACCCGGATGGGGCCAGAGAATGAGGACAGAATGAGGATAGGGAAAGGGTGGCAATTCAAATGGCGAAAAAACAACGAAAACCACAACGTCAAGCAGCGACAACAACTACGACAGACGCGAAAAGCGGATTGAACAGTTTGAAGGATATGCTGAATGCAGATGCGCTCGGAGCACTCAAGCAGCTTGAAAAAGACATGAAGACAGAAGGCGAGCGCAAAGAGAAGGAAGCAGCCGAACAAAAGCGCCGAGAGCAGGAAGAACGCGAGCGCAACAAGAGCTTTGCTGAGCTTTTGAACGATTACGAGAAAAAAGGCGGAGGCAAGTACAGCTAATGCGAGATGGACGGCAAACGGACCGACCGGATACTTCCAAAAACGGTTTGATGAAAAAGCGTCAACAAGATATCAAGGACGAGTCCATCAAGGAACGGGGCCGGATGGTCCTCGGCCGATTGGGCAAAAAGGACCCGAAGAAGTGATTTTTTCCCTCTCATCCCCATATAGCTAAAGAGTGAGGGGAGGGAAGTCATGGGGACAATCCTGCTCCTGTTTAGCCTCTTGTGCGTGGCGGTGGGTACCTGGAAATTAATCGGGATCTACAAGGCCCAAAAGGCTGACAGCAAGCCGCTCTGGTGGACAGTCGCGAGCGTGGGGATTGCGGTTTTTTTTCTTTTGAAGCTGGTAACAGATACGTTGCCAACATAAACAAGCACCTGTAGCCAGAGAGCTTACAGGTGCTTGTTTTTTTAAAAAAGGCTACTCCATTATTCGTAACGCAGTGCTTCGATTGGATCAAGCTTGGCTGCCTTGTTGGCCGGATAAAGGCCGAAGAAAATACCGATGGCACTGGAGAAGCCGAATGCGATAAACACGCTGTTCCAGGACATAAGCGGCGGCAACTGTGCAAAATAGGCAATAATCGAAGCAATACCAAGGCCGAACAAAACCCCGATCAAGCCACCGATCAAGCAGACGATGACCGATTCAATCAAAAACTGAATCAAAATATCTCGTCGACGTGCCCCTAAGGCTTTGCGAATCCCGATTTCGCGAGTACGCTCTGTCACGGATACGAGCATGATGTTCATAACGCCGACGCCGCCAACCACGAGGGAGATACCTGCGATGATACTGAAGATCAGCGTCAAGGTGCCCGTCATTTGATTAAACTGATCCATTGATTCTTGCATACTCCGAACTCTGTAATGGTCTTCCTTTTGATGCTTGCGGCTCAAGTATTGTTTGACCTGCTGCATGGCTGGGTCGACAGAGGCTTTGTCGATCGCTTTTCCCATGAGCATTTGAACAGAAGGCTCTTCCTGCAAGCTCATTTCGTAACGGATAGGAATAATCGCTCCATAGCTCGTTGCCATATCAAACTTGAACTTCTCTTCTGTGTACGTCCCGATTACGACGAGAGATTGATTTCCCCAGCGAACACGCTGACCAATCGGGCTCATTTGACCGAACAGCTTTTGAGCAAGAGCTTCCTCCAGGACGATGACAGCGCGTTGCTCTTTGTCATCTACCTCGTTGAAAAGTCGCCCTTTTGCCACCTTCAAGGTTGATTGCATCGAAAAATAATCAGCAGTGGAGGCAGTGAGGTTGACGCGCTCTTCTTTTTTCGGACCCTTCAAATCAATCGTGCTGGAGTTGTAAGGTACGATGTATTCGATGGCAGGACTAATCCTGCCGAGTACCTCGGTATCTTCCACGGTCATATCTTCTGAAGCGATCTCTTCTTTTGTCTCCCAATTGATGAAGACGTTAAACGTATTTTGCCCGAACTTTTCCATCTCTTCGTTGATGGCTTTCTGTCCGCCTTCGCCGAGTGCCGTGACGACAATGACGGAGGTAATTCCGATGATGATCCCGAGCATGGTCAAGATCGAGCGCATTTTGTTCGCCCAGATACCCTCTACGGCGGTGTTAAAGCTTTCCATAAAATTCATGTGACAATCACCTCGTCAGACGGCTTGGAGAATATTCGCTCCGTAACCTTTTCATCGCGAATGATTACGCCATCCTTGAAAGTCACAATCCGCTCAGCGTGCTGGGCGATATCCAATTCGTGGGTAACGAGAATGATCGTAACGCCCTGCGCATGCAGTTCCTGAAACATGGCCATGATTTCTACTCCGGAGCGGCTGTCCAGATTTCCCGTCGGTTCGTCTGCCAAGAGGATGGCCGGCTTATTGACCAGTGCTCTGGCAATCGCTACACGCTGTTTTTGACCACCGGATAGCTGGGTTGGTTTATGGTCCATGCGCTCAGCCAATCCCACTCGTTTGAGTGCTTCTGTTGCCCGTTTGCGCCGTTCTGAGCGGCTGACATTCGCGTACATCATCGGCAGCTCTACATTGTGCAAGGAGGAAGAGCGGGCGAGTAGATTAAACGATTGGAACACAAAGCCGATCTTTTGGTTGCGAACAACAGCAAGCTCCGTATCCTTCAGACTGCTAACCTCAATGCCGTCTAGCATGTACGAACCCGAATCAGGACGATCCAGGCAGCCCAGCATGTTCATAAACGTCGATTTCCCTGATCCTGATGGCCCCATGATGGCAACGAATTCGCCTTGTTCCACCAGCAGGGAGACACCTTTTAAGATGGGCAGTACGGTATCACCCGTCTTGTATGCTTTCGTCAAGCCTTCTACATGAAGCATCGTCGGCTGACCTCCTTCTTTACGTGTTACATACCCATTGGTGCGCCGCCGCCACTCATTGGCATGATAGGAGCTCCTTCAGTCAGGGATTCGACAGGGCCTAAAATCACTTGCTCATCACCGTTAAGTCCAGACTTGACGTGAGTGAACAACTCATTTTCCATACCGGTTTCGACCTTCTGCTTCTTCGCAACACCATTAGCAGATACCCAGACAAAGGTACTGCCGTCAGCATCTTGCTGAATAGCTTCGATTGGTACTTGCATGGCATTATCGATTTTTTCGACGGAGATGTTGATGTCCACATGGAAGCCAGGCTTCAAAGCAGATAGATCGCCAGATGGCTTGAGGGTGACTTTGACGCGTGTTTTTTCACCTTGCCCCGACTTGGTGGCAGTAGTGGTCGCGGTTGGAGAGATGCGAGCTACTTCCGCATTCAGCTTTTTCTTTCCGAGTGTCACGCCTTCAATCGTGGCAGACTGTCCGATTTTGAGTTTGTTGACATCGGATTCGTTAATATCCGCTTCTATCAACAGATTGTTCAGATTGGCAAGGGTCAAGATTTCTGTCCCCTTGTTGACGTATTGACCGTTATCAGCTGCAACGCCAATGACGGTTCCATCCATAGGTGCTACGACGACGCTTTGGACACGTTCTTTATTCAGTTGTGCTTTTTCTACATTCAGCTTGTTGATTTGGGCTTGCTGAGCGGCAATGTCTTCCTTACGTGGGCCCTTTTGCTTGAGAGCGAGCTGTTGCTTGGCGACATTCAGTGTAGACAGAGCGCTATCCATTTGTGATTTCAACTTGTCCAGCTCTTGTTGGGTAGAAGCGCCAGAAGTAAATAATTGATTCATCCGATCATATTCTCGCTTTGCCGCATCGTATTCACGCTGGGCTTGGGAGACACGTTCTTGGTCTTGTGCGACTTCTTCCGGCTCGTTGCCGATTTGTGCCTTGGCGAGGTTGGCTTTGGCCAATTCCATTTGCGCTTCCAGCTCGAGGATTCGGCTATCAACATCGGACGTGTCAATTTTTGCGATCACTTGTCCCTTTTTCACCTTGTCGCCTTCTTTGACGACAAACTCACGTAAGGTTCCGGTGACGTTGGCGTACTGTTTGAGCTTGTCTTCTACGGTGACGAGTCCTGATGTCAAAACCTTGCTTTCCAAAGCTGATTTCGTTGGTGCGCCGATGTTGACAGGCATTCCCATAGCTTGTTGCGATCCCATCATGGAAAACGCAACGCCCCCGATGCCCAGGAGGACTACGACGGAACCGATGATCCACCATCGTTTTTTCATGTTCATTCTCCTTGCTTTGGTAAGAACCATATTATTTCAGTGCTCGAAAGGTTTTTACGGTAGTACTGGAAAAAGGTAACATGAAATGCCGAATGTTCACATTTTGGACACAAATAAATGCATTTTGATACGTTTTGTCGGAAGGTTCTTTGCCGCCAATTGCCGTGATATCATAGATAAAGATGAGATGACGTTCCTCGGAGGGGAGCTATGAACAAAACGATTCGCTTTGATTACGCCAACGCTCGAGCCTTTGTCAAACAGCATGAGTGGGAGCAGCTTTCTCCAGCGATCGAAATTGCGCATCAAATGCTTCATTCAAAGACTGGGCCCGGCAAGGATTATCTTGGTTGGGTCGATTGGCCGGAACAATACGACCGGGACGAGTATGAACGAATTCGCCAAGCGTCAGCCCGAATTCAATCGAACTCGGATGTGCTTCTGGTGATTGGTATCGGAGGCTCGTATCTGGGGGCAAAAGCGGTGCTTGACATTTTAGGCCACAGCTTCTACAATTTGCTGCCGAAGTCCAAGCGACATTCTCCGGAGATTTATTTTGTGGGCAACAATATTAGTCCGATTTATATCTCTCATCTGATGGACGTATTAGAAGGAAAAAATGTGTCTATCAACGTCATCTCAAAATCGGGCACGACGACTGAGCCCGCTATCGCGTTTCGACTTTTTCGGGAATGGCTGGAAAAGAAATACGGACGTGAAGAGGCCAAAAAACGAATTTACATTACGACCGATAAACAGCGAGGAGCCCTGAAAAAGCTGGCGGATGACGAGGGCTATGAGTGCTTTGTCATTCCAGATGATATCGGTGGGCGATATTCAGTCCTGACCGCGGTTGGATTGTTGCCGATTGCTGTAAGCGGGGCGAACATGGATGCTCTCATGCAAGGGGCCAGAGATGCACGCGAACGCTACATGGTCATGGATTTGCGCGATAATCCGTGCTATCAGTATGCGGCGATTCGCAATGTACTCTATCGAAAAGGCAAGACAGTGGAGCTGTTGGTCAGTTATGAACCGCAGTTTCGCTACTTTGCGGAGTGGTGGAAGCAGCTTTTCGGGGAATCGGAGGGCAAGGATGGCAAAGGGATTTTTCCGGCTTCTGCCGAGTTTTCAACGGACTTGCATTCGTTGGGCCAATACATACAGGACGGCATGAGACATTTGTTTGAGACCGTTGTGTCTGTGACGAAGCCCACTGTGGATTTGACTGTTCAGGAGGACCCCGCTGACGTCGATGGATTGAACTTTTTGACTGGCAAACGAATGGGGTATGTCAATAAAAAAGCTTTCGAGGGGACGGTGCTGGCCCATGTGGATGGCGGCGTACCGAATCTGCTTGTAGAAATACCGGAGGCGACAGCTTACTATCTCGGCGGACTGATTTACTTTTTTGAAAAGGCATGCGGAATCAGCGGCTATTTGCTAGGCGTCAATCCGTTTGATCAGCCAGGGGTGGAGGCGTACAAGGCCAATATGTTTGCCTTGCTGGGCAAGCCGGGCTACGAGCGGCAGAAAGCGGAACTGGAGGCTAGATTGCGCGAGAATAAGACGTATTTGACCGTCGAGGAGACAGCTGCCTATTTGGAGCTTCCCGAGGCGTTTATTATGGAAAAAATCAAGCAGGGGCGTATCCGTGCTGTCCATGACGGCAATGAGTA is from Brevibacillus brevis and encodes:
- a CDS encoding hemolysin family protein, producing the protein MDTVPIVLNLLLVIFLVFLNGFFVAAEFSLVKVRQTRLTQMVNEGNRRAVYAQKVTHKLDAYLSACQVGITLASLGLGWVGEPAIAHMIVEPLLGSSGLPEYAISAISFGVAFAIITFLHIVLGELAPKSLAIQKAEMTSLWVAAPLMFFYKLLYPAIWFLNGTANALMRRLGLEAISEHEAAHTEEEIRLLVNQSHQSGHIDQTELALVEQVFDFSETVARETMIPRIDMVCLYTTNTFEENLEIIRSQRHTRFPVAAEDKDNIIGFVHATDFYLSALQDGSVELDSLVRPVLTVPETMEISTVLRLMQKNRSQLAIVIDEYGGTAGLVTMEDILEEIVGDIQDEFDEERPEIEKLDNGLSVSGMLVLADLNDHLPFELESEDVDTIGGWLYSQLEEDIAVGATVEWENHLFTVKQMDHHRVTRVLITRLEKDESEQQELLTVS
- a CDS encoding site-2 protease family protein → MKKSRSVLLAIGAFLLANLKWILSILKFSKFGTTIISMGITLWAYAVFYGWKFAVALVYLIFVHEMGHVIAAKRKGIATSPAVFIPFAGAFIAMKDMPRDAKTEAYLAYGGPLAGMIAFLPALPLYWYTQDPFWGLVIYLGAMLNLFNLLPISPLDGGRIVSVLSTKIWFIGLVGLGVMLFANPGPITVFIFIIGLITWYNRLRGGYQQKLLQYEREKIADFQQSIAKWPELESTWDIRTQMNAEVNAINQEDLKKFYVPFLQDKQRLQRDFKRLDKVYVNRKWELFRLWEREPVLYYDSDPNRPIPSDALRDGELAAQERLAELDEQMHQLTTYYDAPASTKWKVLAAYLGLAAVLSAFFVYAQQILHR
- a CDS encoding iron-sulfur cluster biosynthesis family protein: MSITLMIEPAFSLAYQRYAGFVPGDTLRLYVRTSGPGTGGMFYAIEKDEALTDDAVFEVEGLRFVIRPTDFWYFDGGHLSYNPLYGEYGFHFTNPRLDGN
- a CDS encoding DUF3905 domain-containing protein, producing the protein MDNDQQKNDKTKDISLDGTLPHQISAPDFKNSSRTIQKPFVNEFGVVIGDSLYESKESPLHNWNTETDPSVMAGDRWVHPTNDIGWNSIENRELLEDQEEPDRARFMHPTLDVSKGKD
- a CDS encoding glycosyltransferase family A protein, with the protein product MRTSVIIPVRDAAHQLLYTLFSLNLQFADFEKYEVIVLDNGSSSNNVLIRFEGDVRWD
- the sspK gene encoding small acid-soluble spore protein K, giving the protein MVRNKEKDFGKTAEIRGPKAQSEAVRSDGSINSEPQERLKENR
- a CDS encoding DUF3886 domain-containing protein — encoded protein: MAKKQRKPQRQAATTTTTDAKSGLNSLKDMLNADALGALKQLEKDMKTEGERKEKEAAEQKRREQEERERNKSFAELLNDYEKKGGGKYS
- a CDS encoding ABC transporter permease, with amino-acid sequence MNFMESFNTAVEGIWANKMRSILTMLGIIIGITSVIVVTALGEGGQKAINEEMEKFGQNTFNVFINWETKEEIASEDMTVEDTEVLGRISPAIEYIVPYNSSTIDLKGPKKEERVNLTASTADYFSMQSTLKVAKGRLFNEVDDKEQRAVIVLEEALAQKLFGQMSPIGQRVRWGNQSLVVIGTYTEEKFKFDMATSYGAIIPIRYEMSLQEEPSVQMLMGKAIDKASVDPAMQQVKQYLSRKHQKEDHYRVRSMQESMDQFNQMTGTLTLIFSIIAGISLVVGGVGVMNIMLVSVTERTREIGIRKALGARRRDILIQFLIESVIVCLIGGLIGVLFGLGIASIIAYFAQLPPLMSWNSVFIAFGFSSAIGIFFGLYPANKAAKLDPIEALRYE
- a CDS encoding ABC transporter ATP-binding protein; this translates as MLHVEGLTKAYKTGDTVLPILKGVSLLVEQGEFVAIMGPSGSGKSTFMNMLGCLDRPDSGSYMLDGIEVSSLKDTELAVVRNQKIGFVFQSFNLLARSSSLHNVELPMMYANVSRSERRKRATEALKRVGLAERMDHKPTQLSGGQKQRVAIARALVNKPAILLADEPTGNLDSRSGVEIMAMFQELHAQGVTIILVTHELDIAQHAERIVTFKDGVIIRDEKVTERIFSKPSDEVIVT
- a CDS encoding efflux RND transporter periplasmic adaptor subunit; its protein translation is MKKRWWIIGSVVVLLGIGGVAFSMMGSQQAMGMPVNIGAPTKSALESKVLTSGLVTVEDKLKQYANVTGTLREFVVKEGDKVKKGQVIAKIDTSDVDSRILELEAQMELAKANLAKAQIGNEPEEVAQDQERVSQAQREYDAAKREYDRMNQLFTSGASTQQELDKLKSQMDSALSTLNVAKQQLALKQKGPRKEDIAAQQAQINKLNVEKAQLNKERVQSVVVAPMDGTVIGVAADNGQYVNKGTEILTLANLNNLLIEADINESDVNKLKIGQSATIEGVTLGKKKLNAEVARISPTATTTATKSGQGEKTRVKVTLKPSGDLSALKPGFHVDINISVEKIDNAMQVPIEAIQQDADGSTFVWVSANGVAKKQKVETGMENELFTHVKSGLNGDEQVILGPVESLTEGAPIMPMSGGGAPMGM